In the genome of Streptomyces racemochromogenes, one region contains:
- a CDS encoding agmatine deiminase family protein — protein sequence MSDHAAGPPRPGMDRRRFLTAAGLAAAGAAVTAAAPASARPAARPAAAGAFRVPIEDVRHTRTWMAWPDSTAIWGSKLSGVQSDIALIARTIAKYEPVHLCANSGSAARARSLCGPTVTVLTSIPVDDCWMRDSGPVFRTDGAGGLDAVGLNFNGWGNRQAHAKDALVAGRVAAYTGVPFTSAALVGEGGAVEQDGAGTLMATRSSLVNGNRNPGMSQAQIEAALCTAYGASKVIWFDGVRGQDITDDHVDATSRFLAPGRALVQMPLATDTDAYAKDARQQYQILSAATAANGTRISADQLQGPDYYKIRSTNPDFLASYANYYVCNGAVISGQFGDTRADTAARATLARLFPGRVVEQLNIDRLGTGGGGIHCVTQQQPAA from the coding sequence ATGAGCGACCACGCAGCCGGTCCGCCCCGCCCGGGCATGGACAGGCGCCGCTTCCTCACGGCCGCGGGCCTCGCCGCCGCCGGCGCCGCCGTCACCGCCGCCGCACCGGCGTCGGCCCGGCCCGCCGCCCGTCCGGCCGCCGCGGGCGCCTTCCGCGTCCCGATCGAGGACGTACGCCACACCCGCACCTGGATGGCCTGGCCGGACAGCACCGCGATCTGGGGGAGCAAGCTCTCCGGCGTCCAGTCGGACATCGCCCTGATCGCCCGCACCATCGCCAAGTACGAGCCGGTCCACCTGTGCGCCAACTCCGGCAGTGCCGCCCGCGCCCGCTCGCTGTGCGGCCCCACCGTCACCGTCCTCACCTCCATCCCCGTCGACGACTGCTGGATGCGCGACTCCGGCCCGGTCTTCCGTACGGACGGGGCCGGCGGCCTGGACGCGGTCGGCCTGAACTTCAACGGCTGGGGCAACCGCCAGGCCCACGCCAAGGACGCCCTGGTCGCCGGGCGCGTCGCCGCCTACACCGGGGTCCCGTTCACCAGCGCGGCCCTGGTCGGCGAGGGCGGCGCCGTCGAGCAGGACGGCGCGGGAACCCTCATGGCCACCCGCAGCAGCCTGGTCAACGGCAACCGCAACCCGGGGATGTCGCAGGCGCAGATCGAGGCCGCGCTGTGCACCGCGTACGGCGCCTCCAAGGTCATCTGGTTCGACGGCGTCCGCGGCCAGGACATCACCGACGACCACGTCGACGCGACCTCCCGCTTCCTGGCGCCCGGCAGGGCCCTGGTCCAGATGCCGCTCGCCACGGACACCGACGCCTACGCCAAGGACGCCCGGCAGCAGTACCAGATCCTGTCCGCGGCGACCGCCGCGAACGGCACCCGCATCTCGGCGGACCAGCTCCAGGGCCCCGACTACTACAAGATCCGCTCGACCAACCCGGACTTCCTCGCCTCCTACGCCAACTACTACGTCTGCAACGGCGCGGTGATCTCCGGCCAGTTCGGCGACACCCGCGCGGACACGGCCGCCCGGGCCACCCTCGCCCGGCTCTTCCCCGGCCGCGTCGTCGAGCAGCTCAACATCGACCGCCTCGGCACCGGCGGGGGCGGCATCCACTGCGTCACCCAGCAGCAGCCGGCCGCGTAA
- a CDS encoding TetR/AcrR family transcriptional regulator produces the protein MAASAKDSPDLSPPPAPAGAGAGRTRVSAKGEQTRARLIAAARTLLAGGMSERFTTRNVAALSGVSHGMCHYHFQDRTDLVLAVVADMRPEWILPLEDAVAAPGSFAERAERVVGLLSRPEGTELSHLHSALHWHALNDSRVRASLEAEYRRWRGCFTALFEVLAEERGGGVDPRLLGEAVAAAVDGLAAVESLGAEVDPGPVLRTLLRTLAAGS, from the coding sequence ATGGCTGCTTCCGCGAAGGACTCCCCGGACCTCTCCCCGCCCCCCGCGCCGGCGGGGGCGGGCGCGGGCCGTACCCGGGTCTCGGCCAAGGGCGAGCAGACCCGGGCACGGCTGATCGCAGCCGCGCGGACCCTCCTCGCGGGCGGTATGAGCGAGCGCTTCACCACCCGGAACGTGGCGGCCCTCAGCGGCGTGTCGCACGGGATGTGCCACTACCACTTCCAGGACCGGACCGATCTGGTCCTCGCGGTCGTCGCGGACATGCGCCCCGAGTGGATCCTCCCGCTGGAGGACGCCGTCGCGGCGCCGGGGTCCTTCGCCGAGCGGGCCGAGCGGGTGGTCGGGCTGCTCTCCCGGCCCGAGGGCACGGAACTCTCCCACCTCCACTCGGCGCTGCACTGGCACGCCCTGAACGACTCCCGGGTCCGCGCGTCCCTGGAGGCCGAGTACCGGCGCTGGCGGGGCTGTTTCACCGCCCTGTTCGAGGTGCTCGCCGAGGAGCGGGGCGGGGGCGTCGACCCGCGCCTGCTGGGCGAGGCCGTGGCTGCCGCCGTCGACGGCCTGGCCGCCGTGGAGTCGCTGGGTGCCGAGGTCGACCCGGGCCCGGTGCTGCGTACGCTGCTCCGCACGCTCGCCGCCGGGTCCTGA
- a CDS encoding ABC transporter ATP-binding protein, producing MPDSPAATPHLLEVRGLHRTFGSVRAVDDVSFALPEGGSLGVVGESGSGKTTTARIVVGLERADAGEVLVRGLTRPGRTRGRAARLARARQVQMVFQDPYLSLDPRTPVGAALRETLALHFPGRDHTARVRELLDQVGLGARATEARPRQLSGGQRQRVAIARALAVEPAVLVLDEAVAALDVSVQAQILNLLADIREETGIGYLFITHDLGVVRSVTDEIVVMRRGAVVESGPTQEVLAAPRHPYTRLLLDSVPRPGWDPDAIAGARRAL from the coding sequence ATGCCCGATAGCCCCGCCGCCACCCCGCACCTGCTGGAAGTCCGGGGCCTGCACCGCACCTTCGGCTCCGTCCGCGCCGTGGACGACGTGTCCTTCGCCCTGCCCGAGGGCGGATCGCTGGGCGTGGTGGGCGAGTCCGGCTCGGGCAAGACCACCACCGCCCGCATCGTCGTCGGCCTGGAGCGGGCCGACGCGGGCGAGGTCCTCGTACGCGGCCTGACCCGGCCCGGCCGCACCCGCGGCAGGGCCGCCCGGCTGGCCCGGGCCCGGCAGGTGCAGATGGTCTTCCAGGACCCGTACCTCTCGCTCGACCCGCGGACCCCGGTCGGGGCCGCCCTGCGCGAGACCCTCGCCCTCCACTTCCCCGGCCGCGACCACACCGCGCGGGTACGGGAACTGCTCGACCAGGTCGGCCTGGGCGCCCGGGCCACCGAGGCCCGGCCCCGGCAGCTCTCCGGCGGGCAGCGCCAGCGGGTGGCCATCGCCCGCGCGCTGGCCGTCGAGCCGGCCGTACTCGTCCTGGACGAGGCCGTCGCCGCCCTCGACGTCTCCGTCCAGGCGCAGATCCTCAACCTGCTCGCCGACATCAGGGAGGAGACCGGGATCGGGTACCTGTTCATCACCCACGACCTCGGCGTCGTCCGGTCCGTCACCGACGAGATCGTGGTGATGCGCCGGGGAGCCGTGGTCGAGAGCGGGCCGACGCAGGAGGTCCTCGCCGCGCCCCGGCACCCGTACACCCGGCTGCTGCTGGACTCCGTCCCCCGGCCGGGCTGGGACCCGGACGCCATCGCCGGGGCCCGGCGGGCGCTGTAG
- a CDS encoding ABC transporter ATP-binding protein — protein sequence MNTPASTPATTPEHALDVSGLRVTLPGTARPVLDGIDLTVARGETVALVGESGSGKSITSRSALGLLPPGARAEGAVRVCGRDVLAMTPAELGGVRAGTAAMVFQDPRAAVNPLRRVGDFLTESVLLNGTLGRPAATARATELLRAVGLDESVLRRYPGQVSGGMLQRVVIAAALMGDPALLLADEPTTALDVTSQAEVISLLASLRARFGTGLLFVTHDLDLAAAISDRVYVMYAGRIAETGPAEALFARPRHPYTAALLASTPRMDGPRGRLAAIDGRPPDLREELPGCGFAARCPLATEICDHRAPHPASAPGRPDHRAACHHSDRLEGSTADAR from the coding sequence ATGAACACCCCCGCAAGCACCCCCGCGACCACCCCCGAGCACGCCCTCGACGTCAGCGGGCTGCGGGTCACCCTCCCCGGCACCGCCCGGCCCGTCCTCGACGGGATCGACCTCACCGTCGCCCGCGGCGAGACCGTCGCCCTCGTCGGCGAGTCCGGCTCCGGCAAGAGCATCACCTCCCGCAGCGCCCTGGGACTGCTGCCGCCCGGCGCCCGCGCCGAAGGGGCCGTACGGGTCTGCGGGCGCGACGTGCTCGCCATGACCCCGGCCGAGCTGGGCGGCGTACGGGCCGGCACGGCCGCCATGGTCTTCCAGGACCCGCGCGCCGCCGTCAACCCCCTGCGCCGCGTCGGCGACTTCCTCACCGAGAGCGTCCTCCTCAACGGGACGCTCGGCCGGCCCGCCGCCACCGCCCGCGCCACGGAACTGCTGCGGGCCGTCGGCCTGGACGAGTCCGTCCTGCGCAGGTACCCCGGCCAGGTCTCCGGCGGCATGCTCCAGCGCGTCGTGATCGCCGCCGCCCTCATGGGCGACCCCGCCCTCCTGCTGGCCGACGAACCGACCACCGCCCTCGACGTCACCAGCCAGGCCGAGGTGATCTCCCTCCTCGCGTCGCTGCGCGCACGCTTCGGGACCGGGCTGCTGTTCGTCACCCACGACCTCGACCTCGCCGCCGCCATCAGCGACCGGGTCTACGTCATGTACGCCGGGCGGATCGCCGAGACCGGACCCGCCGAGGCCCTCTTCGCCCGGCCGCGGCACCCGTACACCGCCGCCCTGCTCGCCTCCACCCCGCGCATGGACGGCCCCCGCGGAAGGCTCGCCGCCATCGACGGCCGCCCGCCCGACCTGCGCGAGGAGCTGCCCGGCTGCGGCTTCGCCGCCCGCTGCCCGCTCGCCACGGAGATCTGCGACCACCGCGCCCCGCACCCGGCGTCCGCACCCGGCCGACCGGACCACCGGGCCGCCTGCCACCACAGCGACCGGCTCGAAGGGAGCACCGCCGATGCCCGATAG
- a CDS encoding ABC transporter permease translates to MTAVLTRRPGISRIRAAGSPLHLACLGLVGLVVLAALLAPWLVPHDPNAVDLGNALAGPDTEHPLGADAAGRDTLSRLLLGARTSLLGPLGVVVFSTLAGVAVGTAAAWRGGWLDSLLSRSTELVFAFPGMLLAILIISVYGEGLLAPVIALAVAYLPYVSRLTRSLVLAEAARPYVSAYRVQGHSALQICLRHVLPNIAPVVLAQSTINFGYALMDLAGLSFLGLGVPALTPDWGRMVFDGQTAIQHGYPLSAVLPCAVIVLTVVAFNVVGERWADRVARRDR, encoded by the coding sequence ATGACCGCCGTACTGACCCGCCGCCCCGGCATCTCCAGGATCCGCGCCGCGGGCTCCCCGCTCCACCTCGCCTGCCTCGGCCTCGTCGGCCTGGTCGTCCTCGCCGCGCTCCTCGCGCCCTGGCTGGTACCCCACGACCCCAACGCCGTCGACCTGGGCAACGCCCTGGCCGGCCCCGACACCGAGCACCCCCTCGGAGCCGACGCCGCCGGCCGCGACACCCTCTCCCGGCTGCTGCTCGGCGCGCGTACCTCCCTGCTCGGCCCGCTCGGCGTCGTGGTCTTCTCCACCCTCGCCGGGGTCGCCGTCGGCACCGCCGCCGCCTGGCGCGGCGGCTGGCTCGACTCGCTGCTCTCCCGCAGCACCGAGCTGGTCTTCGCCTTCCCCGGCATGCTGCTGGCCATCCTGATCATCTCCGTGTACGGCGAAGGACTGCTCGCCCCCGTCATCGCCCTGGCCGTCGCCTACCTGCCCTACGTCAGCCGCCTCACCCGCTCCCTCGTCCTCGCCGAGGCGGCCCGCCCCTACGTGAGCGCCTACCGGGTCCAGGGCCACTCCGCCCTCCAGATCTGCCTGCGCCACGTCCTGCCCAACATCGCCCCTGTCGTCCTCGCCCAGTCCACCATCAACTTCGGCTACGCCCTGATGGACCTCGCCGGGCTGTCCTTCCTCGGCCTCGGCGTCCCCGCCCTCACCCCCGACTGGGGCCGGATGGTCTTCGACGGACAGACCGCGATCCAGCACGGCTACCCGCTGTCCGCGGTCCTGCCCTGCGCCGTCATCGTGCTGACCGTGGTCGCCTTCAACGTGGTGGGCGAACGCTGGGCCGACCGCGTCGCCAGGAGAGACCGATGA
- a CDS encoding ABC transporter permease: MSFARFAARRLGEMAATLLAASFVVFGAMYLAPGDPASFLLAGRSASPEALASVKAQYHLDEPFLVRYGRWLGDVLQGDFGRSITYRTDVSRLLADRLPTTLLLVTMALLVVVAVGLFLGRLAAVRGGATDTAVLVTTTFAVGTPSFVAAVLLQGLFAVKLGWFPTSGAGEGLTDTLWHLALPATALALYLIGMLARVTRSAMAEALDSDHVTVARSRGVPERHVIRRHVFRNSLGTVLTTGGLIVSTLLVCTVLVETAFSVGGIGQLLELSTSTKDFPTVQAISLIIVALFMAVNLVVDLLLPLVDPRVTLGTRGAAV, encoded by the coding sequence GTGAGCTTCGCCCGATTCGCGGCACGCCGGCTGGGGGAGATGGCCGCCACCCTGCTCGCCGCCTCCTTCGTGGTGTTCGGGGCCATGTACCTGGCCCCCGGCGACCCGGCCAGCTTCCTCCTCGCCGGCCGCTCGGCCTCGCCCGAAGCGCTCGCCTCCGTCAAGGCCCAGTACCACCTGGACGAGCCCTTCCTCGTACGCTACGGCCGCTGGCTCGGCGACGTCCTCCAGGGCGACTTCGGACGCTCCATCACCTACCGCACCGACGTCTCCCGCCTGCTGGCCGACCGGCTGCCCACCACCCTGCTCCTCGTCACCATGGCGCTCCTCGTGGTGGTGGCCGTCGGACTGTTCCTCGGCCGCCTCGCCGCGGTCCGCGGCGGCGCCACCGACACCGCCGTGCTCGTCACCACCACCTTCGCCGTCGGCACCCCGTCCTTCGTCGCGGCCGTCCTGCTCCAGGGCCTGTTCGCCGTCAAGCTCGGCTGGTTCCCCACCAGCGGGGCCGGAGAGGGCCTCACCGACACGCTCTGGCACCTCGCGCTCCCCGCGACCGCCCTCGCCCTCTACCTCATCGGCATGCTCGCCCGCGTCACCCGCTCCGCCATGGCCGAAGCCCTCGACAGCGACCACGTCACCGTCGCCCGCAGCCGCGGCGTACCGGAACGCCACGTCATCCGCCGGCACGTGTTCCGCAACTCCCTCGGCACCGTCCTGACCACCGGCGGCCTGATCGTCTCCACCCTCCTCGTCTGCACCGTCCTGGTGGAGACCGCCTTCAGCGTCGGCGGCATCGGCCAGCTCCTCGAACTGTCCACCAGCACCAAGGACTTCCCGACCGTCCAGGCCATCTCGCTGATCATCGTCGCCCTCTTCATGGCCGTGAACCTGGTCGTGGACCTGCTGCTCCCGCTCGTCGACCCCCGGGTCACCCTCGGCACCAGAGGGGCCGCCGTATGA
- a CDS encoding ABC transporter substrate-binding protein, with translation MTTPPPRTARRPRRRPAGTRTAAAATAVLSSLALLAACAGPPKDRSGGVTDVKLSASTPEAKGEIDSFTWAVYAEPPTLDYTVAFDYPQNTVLSNVCESLMRWNPDLTTEPGLARKASNPDPTTWVYDLRPGVRFHGGGEMTADDVVFSLGRQTDPANAAAWAQNFQNVESVTKSGPLQVTVKLKKPDSQFPQYMATAAGVVASKAVVEAAGKDYGTTGGLGCTGPFTLGTWNKGQSIELDRFDGYWGTRAKSKKAVFRFLTDPSARTNAMLSGEIDGGYLIPTESYGRLRGSGVGTLYFGEGLSTVNVNVTNTQGPLGDVRVRRALSLALDRTGFVKAGLGGAGTVTSSLTTRAAWAAAPEQTLKTAFDGLPPSGQDVERAKALVKEAGATGKTLTVATSSIGQDVSLLATAVQAAGTSIGLDIRLKTIAPNAFTALFTDPQAREGIDMFPLTYYDSITDPLDLLANFKTGAYMNFAGHSDPAYDRLVDEATAAYDPGKRLETVARLQRQAAEQLLWIPVAEWPTAVFLNKRITGAPTTISYMYHPWAAAVGAAQ, from the coding sequence ATGACCACCCCACCACCCCGCACCGCCAGACGCCCCCGCCGCCGGCCCGCGGGCACGCGCACCGCGGCCGCCGCCACCGCGGTCCTGTCCTCCCTCGCCCTCCTCGCGGCCTGTGCGGGCCCGCCGAAGGACAGGTCCGGCGGCGTCACCGACGTCAAGCTGTCCGCCTCCACTCCGGAGGCCAAGGGCGAGATCGACTCCTTCACCTGGGCCGTCTACGCCGAACCGCCCACCCTCGACTACACGGTGGCGTTCGACTACCCGCAGAACACCGTCCTGTCCAACGTGTGCGAAAGCCTCATGCGCTGGAACCCGGACCTCACCACCGAGCCCGGTCTCGCCCGCAAGGCCTCCAACCCCGACCCCACGACCTGGGTGTACGACCTGAGGCCCGGCGTGCGCTTCCACGGCGGCGGGGAGATGACCGCCGACGACGTGGTCTTCAGCCTCGGCCGCCAGACCGACCCCGCGAACGCCGCCGCCTGGGCCCAGAACTTCCAGAACGTCGAGTCCGTCACCAAGAGCGGCCCGCTCCAGGTCACCGTCAAGCTCAAGAAGCCCGACTCCCAGTTCCCCCAGTACATGGCCACCGCCGCCGGGGTCGTCGCCTCCAAGGCCGTCGTCGAGGCCGCCGGCAAGGACTACGGCACCACCGGCGGCCTCGGCTGCACCGGCCCCTTCACCCTCGGCACCTGGAACAAGGGCCAGTCCATCGAACTCGACCGCTTCGACGGCTACTGGGGCACCAGGGCCAAGTCCAAGAAGGCCGTCTTCCGGTTCCTGACCGACCCCTCCGCCCGCACCAACGCCATGCTCAGCGGCGAGATCGACGGCGGCTACCTCATCCCCACCGAGAGCTACGGCCGGCTGCGCGGCAGCGGCGTCGGCACCCTCTACTTCGGCGAGGGCCTGAGCACCGTCAACGTCAACGTCACCAACACCCAGGGCCCCCTGGGCGACGTCCGCGTCCGCCGCGCCCTGTCCCTGGCGCTGGACCGCACCGGCTTCGTCAAGGCCGGACTCGGCGGCGCCGGCACCGTCACCAGCTCCCTCACCACCCGCGCCGCCTGGGCCGCCGCCCCCGAGCAGACCCTCAAGACCGCCTTCGACGGACTGCCGCCCAGCGGCCAGGACGTCGAGCGGGCCAAGGCCCTCGTCAAGGAGGCCGGCGCCACCGGCAAGACCCTCACCGTCGCCACCAGCTCCATCGGCCAGGACGTCTCCCTCCTCGCCACCGCCGTACAGGCCGCCGGCACGAGCATCGGCCTCGACATCCGGCTGAAGACCATCGCCCCCAACGCCTTCACCGCGCTCTTCACCGACCCGCAGGCACGCGAGGGCATCGACATGTTCCCCCTCACCTACTACGACTCGATCACCGACCCGCTCGACCTGCTGGCGAACTTCAAGACCGGCGCCTACATGAACTTCGCCGGCCACAGCGACCCCGCGTACGACAGGCTCGTCGACGAGGCCACCGCCGCCTACGACCCGGGCAAACGGCTGGAGACCGTCGCCAGGCTCCAGCGGCAGGCCGCCGAACAGCTGCTGTGGATCCCCGTCGCCGAATGGCCCACCGCCGTGTTCCTGAACAAGCGGATCACCGGCGCCCCGACCACCATCTCGTACATGTACCACCCGTGGGCCGCCGCCGTGGGAGCCGCACAGTGA
- a CDS encoding agmatine deiminase family protein gives MAEYRMPAEWSAHDGCLMAWPTRPDLWGSVLPAVKEEYADVARAIAAFEPVTMVAPPGHAEDARAHCGDTVTVIELPLDDSWFRDSAPLFVLDAQGNRAGVDFRFNAWGGKHHPWDSDDRVSALLLEHVGTPRIPSDMILEGGAITVDGEGTLITTEQCLLHPNRNPGMSREEIEAELKARLGVTKVIWLPYGGLLDTETDGHVDGVAAFAAPGTVVISLPEDPAHPDYARMRANRAVLEAVTDARGRRLELVEVPQTAFADLAGGEIEVSYLNYYVANGGVVVPVAGLPQDEEALAVIASAHPGRKVVGVRALAIAFGGGGVHCITQQVPAARTTSG, from the coding sequence ATGGCTGAATACCGTATGCCCGCCGAGTGGTCCGCGCACGATGGCTGTCTGATGGCCTGGCCCACCCGCCCGGACCTGTGGGGCAGCGTCCTCCCCGCCGTGAAGGAGGAGTACGCCGACGTGGCCCGCGCCATCGCCGCCTTCGAGCCCGTCACGATGGTCGCCCCTCCCGGCCACGCCGAGGACGCCCGCGCCCACTGCGGGGACACGGTCACCGTCATCGAGCTGCCCCTCGACGACTCCTGGTTCCGCGACTCCGCCCCGCTGTTCGTCCTCGACGCCCAGGGCAACCGGGCCGGGGTCGACTTCCGCTTCAACGCCTGGGGCGGCAAGCACCACCCGTGGGACTCCGACGACCGCGTCAGCGCCCTGCTGCTGGAGCACGTCGGCACCCCGCGCATCCCTTCCGACATGATCCTCGAAGGCGGCGCGATCACCGTCGACGGCGAGGGCACGCTCATCACCACCGAGCAGTGCCTGCTGCACCCCAACCGCAACCCCGGCATGAGCCGCGAGGAGATCGAGGCCGAGCTGAAGGCCCGGCTCGGGGTCACGAAGGTCATCTGGCTGCCGTACGGCGGTCTGCTCGACACCGAGACCGACGGACACGTCGACGGCGTCGCCGCCTTCGCCGCGCCCGGCACCGTCGTCATCTCCCTCCCCGAGGACCCGGCCCATCCGGACTACGCCCGGATGCGCGCCAACCGCGCCGTGCTGGAGGCCGTCACCGACGCCCGGGGCCGCCGCCTGGAGCTCGTCGAGGTCCCGCAGACCGCCTTCGCCGACCTCGCCGGCGGCGAGATCGAGGTGTCCTACCTCAACTACTACGTCGCCAACGGCGGCGTCGTCGTCCCGGTGGCCGGCCTGCCCCAGGACGAGGAGGCCCTCGCCGTGATCGCCTCCGCCCACCCCGGCCGCAAGGTCGTCGGCGTCCGGGCGCTCGCCATCGCCTTCGGCGGCGGCGGCGTCCACTGCATCACCCAGCAGGTCCCGGCCGCCCGCACCACCAGCGGCTGA
- a CDS encoding urease subunit alpha codes for MDPHEYAAVHGPRAGDRVRLGDSGLTVRVEYDAQKPGDEFLAGFGKTARDGLHLKGAAVRETCDVVISNVLVIDAVLGIRKVSIGIREGRIHAIGRAGNPDTLDGVDVVVGTGTTMIPGEGLIATAGAVDTHVHLLSPRIMEASLASGVTTIIGQEIGPSWGVGVNSPWALRHGFNAFDAWPVNIGFLARGSSSDAAPLVEALAEGGASGFKVHEDMGAHTRALDTALRVAEEHDVQVALHSDGLNECLSVEDTLRVLEGRTIHAFHIEGCGGGHVPNVLKMAGVPNVIGSSTNPTLPFGRDAVAEHYGMIVSVHDLKPDLPGDAAMARDRIRAGTMGAEDVLHDLGAIGITSSDAQGMGRAGETIRRTFAMAAKMKGELGPLDGDGEGDDNARVLRYMAKLTINPAIAHGLAHEIGSIEIGKLADIVLWRPPFFGAKPQLVLKSGFPAYGVTGDPNAATDTCEPLVLGPLFGAHGAAPADLSVAFVSRAAAESGSFGAPYDSLGTRRRRVAVRGTRGIGPKDMVGNDRLGAVDVDPRSGLVTLDGAPLRSGAADAVSLNRLYFL; via the coding sequence ATCGACCCGCACGAGTACGCGGCGGTGCACGGCCCCCGGGCCGGGGACCGGGTCCGGCTCGGCGACTCGGGCCTGACCGTCCGCGTCGAGTACGACGCCCAGAAGCCCGGCGACGAGTTCCTCGCGGGCTTCGGCAAGACCGCCCGCGACGGCCTGCACCTGAAGGGCGCCGCCGTCCGTGAGACCTGTGACGTGGTGATCAGCAACGTCCTCGTCATCGACGCCGTCCTCGGCATCCGGAAGGTGTCCATCGGCATCCGCGAGGGCCGCATCCACGCGATCGGCCGGGCCGGCAACCCGGACACCCTCGACGGGGTCGACGTGGTCGTCGGAACGGGTACGACGATGATCCCGGGCGAGGGTCTGATCGCCACCGCCGGGGCCGTGGACACCCACGTCCACCTGCTCTCCCCGCGCATCATGGAGGCCTCGCTCGCGAGCGGCGTGACCACGATCATCGGGCAGGAGATCGGGCCGAGCTGGGGTGTGGGCGTGAACTCGCCCTGGGCCCTGCGGCACGGGTTCAACGCGTTCGACGCCTGGCCGGTGAACATCGGCTTCCTGGCGCGCGGTTCCTCCTCGGACGCCGCTCCGCTGGTGGAGGCCCTGGCCGAGGGCGGCGCGTCGGGCTTCAAGGTGCACGAGGACATGGGCGCGCACACCCGGGCCCTGGACACGGCGCTGCGCGTGGCCGAGGAGCACGACGTGCAGGTCGCCCTGCACAGCGACGGCCTCAACGAGTGCCTGTCCGTCGAGGACACCCTGCGGGTGCTGGAAGGCCGCACCATCCACGCCTTCCACATCGAGGGCTGCGGCGGCGGGCACGTGCCCAACGTGCTGAAGATGGCGGGCGTGCCGAACGTGATCGGTTCCTCCACCAACCCGACGCTGCCCTTCGGCCGGGACGCGGTCGCCGAGCACTACGGCATGATCGTCTCCGTCCACGACCTGAAGCCGGACCTTCCCGGGGACGCGGCGATGGCCCGTGACCGGATCCGCGCGGGGACGATGGGGGCCGAGGACGTCCTGCACGACCTGGGCGCGATCGGCATCACCTCCTCCGACGCCCAGGGCATGGGCCGGGCCGGTGAGACGATCCGCCGCACCTTCGCCATGGCCGCCAAGATGAAGGGCGAGCTGGGCCCGCTGGACGGTGACGGTGAGGGCGACGACAACGCCCGTGTGCTGCGGTACATGGCGAAGCTGACGATCAACCCGGCCATCGCCCACGGCCTGGCGCACGAGATCGGCTCCATCGAGATCGGCAAGCTCGCCGACATCGTCCTGTGGCGTCCCCCGTTCTTCGGCGCCAAGCCGCAGCTGGTCCTCAAGTCCGGCTTCCCGGCCTACGGCGTCACCGGCGACCCCAACGCCGCCACCGACACCTGCGAACCCCTCGTCCTCGGCCCGCTCTTCGGAGCCCACGGCGCGGCCCCCGCCGACCTCTCGGTGGCCTTCGTCAGCCGGGCCGCCGCCGAATCGGGCTCGTTCGGCGCCCCGTACGACTCGCTCGGCACCCGCCGCCGCAGGGTCGCCGTGCGCGGCACCCGGGGCATCGGCCCCAAGGACATGGTGGGCAACGACCGCCTCGGGGCCGTGGACGTGGACCCCCGGAGCGGCCTGGTCACGCTCGACGGCGCCCCCCTGCGCTCCGGGGCCGCCGACGCGGTCTCCCTCAACCGCCTCTACTTCCTCTGA
- the ureA gene encoding urease subunit gamma, with the protein MPLTPTERDRLLLFTTAELARARRARGLKLNVPEATALIADAVCEAARDGLRLAEALERGRAVLGHDDVLPGVADIVTEVMVEAVFEDGSRLAAVSDPFGEHPRRDAAPGAVLPAGDGVVAPEAEVTLTVRNTSAVPVSVTSHFHFFEANPRLDFDRAAAYGMRLAVAAGSSTRFDPGADVEVGLVPVGGDRIALGFAGLVDGPLDAPGARAEALRRAAARGYLGARTPEGTSS; encoded by the coding sequence ATGCCCCTGACCCCCACCGAGCGTGACCGGCTGCTGCTGTTCACGACCGCCGAACTGGCCCGGGCCCGGCGCGCCCGGGGCCTGAAGCTGAACGTCCCGGAAGCCACGGCGCTGATCGCGGACGCGGTGTGCGAGGCGGCGCGCGACGGTCTCCGCCTCGCCGAGGCCCTGGAGCGCGGGCGCGCCGTACTCGGCCACGACGACGTGCTCCCGGGCGTGGCGGACATCGTCACCGAGGTCATGGTGGAGGCGGTGTTCGAGGACGGCAGCCGGCTCGCGGCCGTGAGCGACCCCTTCGGGGAGCACCCCCGCCGCGATGCCGCGCCGGGCGCGGTCCTGCCCGCAGGTGACGGCGTGGTGGCACCGGAAGCGGAGGTCACCCTCACGGTCCGCAACACCTCCGCCGTCCCGGTCAGCGTGACCTCGCACTTCCACTTCTTCGAGGCCAACCCGCGCCTCGACTTCGACCGGGCCGCGGCCTACGGGATGCGCCTGGCGGTCGCCGCGGGCTCGTCCACCCGGTTCGACCCCGGTGCCGACGTCGAGGTGGGTCTCGTACCCGTCGGCGGCGACCGGATCGCCCTCGGCTTCGCCGGTCTGGTGGACGGACCCCTGGACGCCCCCGGCGCCAGGGCAGAGGCCCTGCGCCGGGCCGCCGCCCGCGGCTACCTCGGCGCGCGCACCCCGGAAGGGACCTCCTCGTGA